A window of the Chthoniobacterales bacterium genome harbors these coding sequences:
- a CDS encoding alpha-galactosidase, whose amino-acid sequence MRHRLISRVCSASGHGTRKSADRTETKDMKKPEDMKAGLIEHNCGDTLLRYRIDAGSGRTGLEIIPAALAGQVAVRREFLDGPEIAFLPKHWPDFPAWEIDSMVQVGVRGLPAPDRFAQGRTMRNSPASEGLRFAGQRTEGNCLITTLEHPAGYICEHILTWLEGTGVFECRTRFHNRTDKPMVLTMLSSFSLGGISPFQSDEAAGKLRLHRCRSAWSAEGRLDSRLFEELQLEPSWTGHSVSCERFGQVGSLPVRGFFPFAAVEDTGVGVTWAAQIAWPGSWQMEAYRRNDCACLSGGLADWEFGHWAKEIAPGDSFETPSAFFTVVQGGVDEAAERLQALYTEEQASQQCLPVLCNEWCTSWGAPTHDSILALADRFRGTPVRYLVIDDGWTDRPAGVTLENGDWEVNPKSFPDGLRATADAVRERGMIPGIWFEFEVATRLSKAWQETSHQLHRDGVPIEVGTRRFWDFRDPWVHDYLSEKVIGLLREAGIGYLKVDYNDTIGVGCDGAESSGEALRAHLEGVVRFFRKIKEELPELVIEICASGGHRLEPLLLGIGTMGSFSDAHETLEIPIIAANGVRLIPPRKYQVWAVLRSSDTLQRLVYSLASTFLGRMCLSGQAHELQGNQRDILTHALSLYQNVAPILRRGTSKRHGQIGPSFRHPAGWQAVVRSSDDGSAMLAVCHVFSGPFPAVIEVPLEQAGEWEIADALHASAQPPSLQGDCLTWIPAGDVSACVVWLKKKLQP is encoded by the coding sequence ATGAGGCACCGGCTCATTTCAAGGGTCTGCTCGGCATCGGGCCATGGAACACGAAAATCCGCGGACAGGACTGAAACAAAAGACATGAAAAAACCAGAAGACATGAAGGCGGGGCTCATCGAGCACAACTGCGGAGACACGCTGCTTAGGTATCGCATCGATGCTGGAAGCGGGCGCACCGGGTTGGAGATCATCCCGGCAGCACTGGCGGGGCAGGTCGCTGTGCGGAGGGAATTTTTGGACGGCCCGGAGATTGCGTTTCTGCCCAAGCACTGGCCGGACTTTCCGGCATGGGAGATTGATTCGATGGTGCAGGTCGGGGTAAGGGGACTGCCCGCGCCGGACCGCTTCGCGCAGGGGCGCACCATGCGGAACAGTCCCGCAAGCGAAGGGCTAAGATTTGCCGGGCAGCGCACGGAGGGGAATTGCCTGATCACCACGCTAGAGCATCCCGCAGGATACATCTGCGAACACATCCTCACATGGCTCGAGGGCACGGGGGTGTTCGAGTGCCGGACCCGGTTTCACAACCGCACGGACAAGCCGATGGTTTTGACCATGCTCTCGAGTTTCTCGCTGGGCGGGATTTCACCGTTTCAAAGCGATGAGGCAGCGGGCAAACTGCGTCTGCATCGGTGCCGCAGTGCCTGGTCGGCGGAGGGTCGGCTCGATTCCCGGCTCTTTGAAGAGTTGCAGCTCGAACCCTCGTGGACTGGACATTCGGTTTCCTGCGAGCGGTTCGGCCAGGTCGGTTCGCTTCCCGTGCGCGGGTTTTTCCCGTTTGCGGCGGTGGAGGACACTGGGGTGGGCGTCACATGGGCGGCCCAGATCGCTTGGCCGGGATCGTGGCAGATGGAGGCTTACCGGCGGAATGACTGCGCCTGCCTGTCGGGCGGTCTGGCCGACTGGGAATTCGGCCACTGGGCGAAGGAAATTGCGCCAGGTGATTCGTTTGAGACCCCCTCCGCGTTTTTTACGGTGGTGCAGGGCGGAGTGGATGAAGCCGCCGAGCGCCTGCAAGCACTATATACAGAGGAGCAGGCTTCCCAGCAGTGCCTGCCGGTCCTCTGCAACGAGTGGTGCACGAGCTGGGGCGCGCCAACCCATGATTCGATCCTTGCCCTGGCCGACCGCTTCCGCGGCACCCCGGTCCGCTACCTCGTCATCGATGACGGCTGGACGGATCGCCCGGCGGGAGTCACCCTGGAAAACGGCGATTGGGAGGTGAACCCGAAGTCCTTTCCCGACGGACTCCGGGCGACGGCGGATGCTGTCAGGGAGCGCGGGATGATCCCAGGGATCTGGTTTGAGTTCGAAGTCGCAACCCGGCTTTCCAAAGCTTGGCAGGAAACATCCCATCAGCTCCATCGCGACGGCGTGCCGATCGAAGTGGGCACCCGCAGGTTCTGGGATTTCCGGGATCCCTGGGTTCATGATTATCTATCAGAAAAAGTCATCGGTCTCCTCCGGGAAGCGGGGATCGGATACCTGAAGGTTGATTACAACGACACCATTGGTGTCGGTTGTGATGGTGCCGAATCCTCCGGTGAGGCACTTCGCGCTCACCTTGAGGGGGTTGTCCGTTTTTTCCGGAAAATCAAAGAGGAGCTTCCGGAACTGGTCATCGAGATCTGCGCCTCCGGGGGCCATCGTCTGGAGCCCTTGTTGCTCGGAATCGGGACGATGGGTTCTTTCTCCGATGCCCATGAAACCTTGGAAATCCCGATCATCGCAGCCAATGGCGTGCGCTTGATTCCGCCACGGAAATACCAGGTTTGGGCGGTTCTTCGCAGCAGCGACACACTGCAGCGACTCGTCTATTCGCTGGCCTCGACATTCCTCGGCCGCATGTGCCTGAGCGGTCAGGCGCACGAACTCCAAGGCAATCAACGCGACATCCTCACCCATGCACTGAGCCTCTATCAGAACGTGGCTCCGATCTTGCGGCGCGGCACCTCCAAACGCCACGGGCAGATTGGCCCGAGCTTCAGGCATCCCGCCGGTTGGCAGGCCGTGGTGCGGAGTTCCGATGACGGCAGCGCCATGCTGGCGGTGTGTCATGTGTTTTCCGGCCCGTTTCCAGCAGTCATCGAAGTTCCGCTGGAACAAGCCGGAGAATGGGAAATCGCGGATGCATTGCACGCGTCAGCCCAGCCTCCATCACTTCAGGGTGATTGCCTCACATGGATTCCCGCAGGAGATGTCAGCGCATGCGTGGTCTGGCTCAAGAAGAAGCTTCAACCGTAA